The DNA sequence CCTCCGGTATACGCGGCACTCGGGCCACCCGGACGACGAAGGGGGCCGACACGACTCATGCACACACAGACTTCGCGACCACATGCCCGGCAAAGGGCACTGCTGCGCCGGGCGGCGCTGTTCGACTTCCCGGCCTCCGCCGACCTCAGTCCCGACACCGAGGCGGCCAGGCAGCACACCATCCGATGGCTTTCACGGTACGGCGTCTTCCAGGACCGCGCGTCCGCCGCGGAGTACGACGCGCTCCGCTTCGACGTGCTGACGGGGCTGTTCTACCCCCGGGCGAGCGGCGCCGAGCTGAATTTAGGCAATGACCTCGTGGGCTGGTACTTCGTCTTCGACGATCAGTTCGACGGGGAGCTGGGCCACCGTCCGGAGGCGGTGGCGCGGCTGGTGGCGGACGTCATACGGATCACCGAGGAGGACGAGGCACACGGCGCGGCGCGGGGCGGCGAAGGGCCGCTCCTGGAGAGCTTCCGCGACCTGTGGCGCCGGATCAACTCCGGCCGGCCGCCGGTGTGGCGGGACCGCTTCCGCCACCACTGGCTGGAGTATCTGCACTCCTACCACCGCGAGGCCCTGGAGCGGACCGGCGACCTGCCCGGACCCGGCGGCGGGGGCGCCCCGCGCTCGGTGGAGGCCGTGCTCGCGCTGCGCCGCCATTCGATCGGGGTACAGCCGTGTCTCGATCTGAACGAGCCGTTCGGCGGGTACACCCTGCCGCCCGCGCTGCACGGCGGCTTTCCGCTGGCCCGCATGCGGGAGGCCACGGACGATGTGGTGGTCTTCACCAATGACATCGCCTCCCTGGACAAGGAGTTGGCCGTCGGCGACGTCCACAACAGCGTCATCGTCCAGTGGCAGCGCACGGGTGGTGACCTGGAGGACGCGGTACGCCATATCGCCGATCTCGCCAACGCGCGCTACCGCTGGTTCGAGGAGACCGCGGCGAGGCTGCCGGCGCTGCTCGCCGAGGCGGGGGCGGACCCGGACACGCACGCTGCCGTGGCGCGCTATGTGGACGGGATGCGGCATGTGATGACCGGCAATCTGGGCTGGTCGCTGCGTACGGCCCGGTACGACGAGCGGGGCACCGAGGCGGTCAGCGACGGCCGGCAGCGGCCCTGGGCGCAGCTGGCCGGCGCGGAGGAGCTGATCCGCGCCGGGCGGGGCGCCTCGCTGCCGTCACCCACCGGCGGCGCGCGTCACCGGTAGGCACCCGCGGTGGCCGGCGCGCGAGCCGAGCGCGCTGACGGCGGGTCTTTCGGCCATACGAGATCGGCGGGAATGTGCCGCCGGTCACGGGGCCGATCCAGGGGGCGGGCCGTCCGGTGTGGCCGGATCCGCCCGCCCCTGATCGGCGGCCCGGGTTCAGGTGAGGTCGAACTCGCCGTCGCGCGCGCCCAGGACGAAGGCGCGCCACTCGGCCGGGGTGAAGATCAGCGCCGGGCCTTCGGGACGACGGCCGTGGCGCATCGCGATGAAGCCCTCGACGAAGGCGATCTCCACATCGCCCACGCCCTGGCTGCTCGACTGCCACTGGGCTTGGGAGAGGTCGAGTTCGGGCTGCTCGCCGGTCCCTGTCAGTGGCTGTGTGGTGGTGGTGGTGTCGGCCACGTCGGCTCATCCTCCCTGATCGTCGTCCCGGCCCCACCTTAAGCTTTCGTGGCCGGTGCCGGACAGGCCACGAAAGGAGTACGGAGCACCGGGCCTCAACCGGTCGGCGGCGTGTCCGCGACCACCCACATCGAGAAGAACTGCGAGCCTCCGCCATAGGCGTGGCCGAGCGCCTTACGGACGCCGTCGACCTGGTGCTCGCCCGCCCGACCGCGCACCTGGAGCGCGGCCTCGGCGAACCGCAGCATGCCGGAGGCCCCGATGGGGTTGGTGGACAGCACCCCGCCGGAGGGGTTGACCGGGAGCTCGCCGTCGATCTCGGTGATCCCGGACTCGGTGAGCTTCCAGCCCTCTCCCTCGTCCGCGAAACCGAGGTTCTCCAGCCACATGGGTTCGTACCAGCTGAAGGGCACGTACATCTCCACCGCGTCGATCTCCCGGCGCGGATCGGTGATCCCGGCCTGGCGGTAGACATCGGCCGCGCAGTCCCGGCCGGCCCGCGGCGAGACGAAGTCCTTGCCCGCGAAGAGGGTCGGCTCGCTGCGCATCGCGCCGCCGTGCATCCAGGCGGGCGGATAGGGGGCGCGGTCCGCGCCGGCGCGGTCGGTGAGCACCATGGCGCAGGCGCCGTCCGAGGAGGGGCAGGTCTCCGAGTAGCGGATGGGATCCCACAGCATCGGGGACGACCGCACCTTGTCCAGCGTCAGATCGTGTTCGTGGAGGTGCGCGTAGGGGTTGCGCAGGGCGTTGCGACGGTCCTTGTACGCCACGAGGGCGCCGATTCCGGGCGGCGCGCCGGTGCGCCGCAGGTACGCCCGTACGTGCGGGGCGAAGAAGCCGCCCGCCCCGGCCAGCAGCGGCTGCTGGAAGGGGATGGGCAGGGACAGGCCCCACATGGCGTTCGACTCCGACTGCTTCTCGAAGGCGAGGGTGAGGACGGTCCGGTGGACGCGGGCGGCGACGAGGCCGGCGGCGACCAGCGCGGTGGAGCCGCCGACCGAGCCCGCGGTGTGCACGCGCAGCATCGGCTTGCCGACCGCGCCGAGCGCGTCGGCGAGGTAGAGCTCGGGCATCATGACGCCCTCGAAGAAGTCGGGGGCCTTGCCGATGACGACGGCGTCGATGTCCGCCCAGCCCAGCCCGGCGTCGGTGAGGGCCCGTACGGCGGCCTCCCGGACCAGCCCGGCGATGGAGACGTCGCGGCGGGCGGCGGTGTGCTTGGTCTGGCCGATCCCGACGACGGCCACCGGCTCCTTCGTCACAGGACATCCCCTTCCAGGACGGCCACCAGGTTCTGCTGGAGACAGGGGCCCGAGGTGGCATGGGCGAGGGCGCGGCCGGCGGCGCCGCGGTGGATGGCGGCGGCCGCCTCGCCGAGGCGGATCAGCCCGGCGGCCATCATGGGGTTGGCGGCCAGCGCCCCGCCGGACGGGTTGACGCGCACCGCGTCCGCCAGCCGCAGTTCACGGCGGAGGATCAGCTCCTGGGAGGTGAACGGCGCATGCAGTTCGGCCAGGTCGACGGGGGCCTGGAAGGCGCCCGCGCGCTCGGCGGCGAGCCGGGTGGACGGGGAGCGGGTGAGGTCCCGGACGCCGAGGCTGTGCGCCTCCGTCCGGTGGTCCATGCCGCGGATCCAGGCGGGGCGGGGGCAGAGCCGGCGCGCGGTGTCCCCGGCCGCGAGGACGACGGCGGCCGCGCCGTCGCCGATGGGCGGGCAGTCGTGGCGGCGCAGCGGCCGCACCAGATAGGGCTCGTCCAGGAGCGCCTCGGGCGGCGGTGAGCCGGTCAGCTGGGCATGCGGGTTGGTCTCGGCCGCGGTCCGGCTGCGCGCCGCGACCCCGGCCAGCGCCCGCTCGTCGGCGCCGGTGTCCGCCGCGTCGATGAGCGCCTGGGCCTGGAGGGCGGCCAGGGAGACCGAGTCGGGCCACAGGGGCGCCATGTAGTACGGGTCGAGCTGGCGGGTCAGGACCTCCCGCAGATCGCCGGGTGAGGACTTGCCGTAGGCGTAGACGAGCGCGGTGTCCGCCTCGCCCGTCAGCAGCCGGGTCCACGCCTCGTACAGCGCCCAGGCGCCGTCCATCTCTACATGGGACTCCGAGATGGGCGGCCAGGCGCCGACGCCGTCGAGGGCCATGGTGAAGGAGAAGGCGCGGCCCGCCAGGTAGTCGGAGGAGCCGGAGCAGGTGAAGTCGATCTCACCGGCCCGCAGGCCGACGGTGTCCAGCACCTGGTGCAGGACCGGCATCAACATCTCCACCTCGGAGGTCTCCGCGCTGTCGGGCCGGTGGTCGCTCTGGCCGAAGGCGACGATGGCAACCTGGC is a window from the Streptomyces luomodiensis genome containing:
- a CDS encoding thiolase domain-containing protein → MTKEPVAVVGIGQTKHTAARRDVSIAGLVREAAVRALTDAGLGWADIDAVVIGKAPDFFEGVMMPELYLADALGAVGKPMLRVHTAGSVGGSTALVAAGLVAARVHRTVLTLAFEKQSESNAMWGLSLPIPFQQPLLAGAGGFFAPHVRAYLRRTGAPPGIGALVAYKDRRNALRNPYAHLHEHDLTLDKVRSSPMLWDPIRYSETCPSSDGACAMVLTDRAGADRAPYPPAWMHGGAMRSEPTLFAGKDFVSPRAGRDCAADVYRQAGITDPRREIDAVEMYVPFSWYEPMWLENLGFADEGEGWKLTESGITEIDGELPVNPSGGVLSTNPIGASGMLRFAEAALQVRGRAGEHQVDGVRKALGHAYGGGSQFFSMWVVADTPPTG
- a CDS encoding isoafricanol synthase, producing MHTQTSRPHARQRALLRRAALFDFPASADLSPDTEAARQHTIRWLSRYGVFQDRASAAEYDALRFDVLTGLFYPRASGAELNLGNDLVGWYFVFDDQFDGELGHRPEAVARLVADVIRITEEDEAHGAARGGEGPLLESFRDLWRRINSGRPPVWRDRFRHHWLEYLHSYHREALERTGDLPGPGGGGAPRSVEAVLALRRHSIGVQPCLDLNEPFGGYTLPPALHGGFPLARMREATDDVVVFTNDIASLDKELAVGDVHNSVIVQWQRTGGDLEDAVRHIADLANARYRWFEETAARLPALLAEAGADPDTHAAVARYVDGMRHVMTGNLGWSLRTARYDERGTEAVSDGRQRPWAQLAGAEELIRAGRGASLPSPTGGARHR
- a CDS encoding thiolase domain-containing protein, which translates into the protein MRQVAIVAFGQSDHRPDSAETSEVEMLMPVLHQVLDTVGLRAGEIDFTCSGSSDYLAGRAFSFTMALDGVGAWPPISESHVEMDGAWALYEAWTRLLTGEADTALVYAYGKSSPGDLREVLTRQLDPYYMAPLWPDSVSLAALQAQALIDAADTGADERALAGVAARSRTAAETNPHAQLTGSPPPEALLDEPYLVRPLRRHDCPPIGDGAAAVVLAAGDTARRLCPRPAWIRGMDHRTEAHSLGVRDLTRSPSTRLAAERAGAFQAPVDLAELHAPFTSQELILRRELRLADAVRVNPSGGALAANPMMAAGLIRLGEAAAAIHRGAAGRALAHATSGPCLQQNLVAVLEGDVL
- a CDS encoding DUF397 domain-containing protein translates to MADTTTTTQPLTGTGEQPELDLSQAQWQSSSQGVGDVEIAFVEGFIAMRHGRRPEGPALIFTPAEWRAFVLGARDGEFDLT